One region of Quercus lobata isolate SW786 chromosome 2, ValleyOak3.0 Primary Assembly, whole genome shotgun sequence genomic DNA includes:
- the LOC115974980 gene encoding cellulose synthase A catalytic subunit 1 [UDP-forming], with amino-acid sequence MEANAGLVAGSHKRNELVRIRHDSDSGPKPLKNLNGQICQICGDSVGLTATGDVFVACNECAFPVCRPCYEYERKDGNQACPQCKTRYKRHKGSPRVDGDDDEDDVDDLDNEFNYTQGNSKARRQWQGEDAEHSSSSRHESQQPIPLLTNGQPMSGEIPCVTPDNQSVRTTSGPLGPSEKNVHSLPYIDPRQPVPVRIVDPSKDLNSYGLGNVDWKERVEGWKLKQDKNMMQMTSRYTEGKGDLEGTGSNGEELQMADDARQPLSRVVPIASSHLTPYRVVIILRLIILGFFLQYRVTHPVNDAYPLWLTSIICEIWFALSWLLDQFPKWFPINRETYLDRLTLRYDREGEPSQLAPVDVFVSTVDPLKEPPLVTANTVLSILAVDYPVDKVSCYVSDDGSAMLTFESLSETAEFARKWVPFCKKHNIEPRAPEFYFCQKIDYLKDKIQPSFVKERRAMKREYEEFKVRINALVAKAQKTPEEGWTMQDGTPWPGNNPRDHPGMIQVFLGHSGGLDTDGNELPRLVYVSREKRPGFQHHKKAGAMNALIRVSAVLTNGAYLLNVDCDHYFNNSKALKEAMCFMMDPAYGKKTCYVQFPQRFDGIDLHDRYANRNIVFFDINLKGLDGIQGPVYVGTGCCFNRQALYGYDPVLTEEDLEPNIIVKSCCGSRKKGKNGNKKYIDKKRAVKRTESTIPIFNMEDIEEGVEGYDDERSLLMSQKSLEKRFGQSPVFIAATFMEQGGIPPSTNPATLLKEAIHVISCGYEDKTEWGKEIGWIYGSVTEDILTGFKMHARGWISIYCMPPRPAFKGSAPINLSDRLNQVLRWALGSIEILLSRHCPLWYGYNGRLKPLERLAYINTIVYPLTSIPLIAYCMLPAFCLLTNKFIIPEISNFASMWFILLFVSIAATGILELRWSGVSIEDWWRNEQFWVIGGTSAHLFAVFQGLLKVLAGIDTNFTVTSKASDEDGDFAELYVFKWTSLLIPPTTVLIINLVGIVAGVSYAINSGYQSWGPLFGKLFFAIWVIAHLYPFLKGLLGRQNRTPTIVIVWSILLASIFSLLWVRIDPFISSSARAAANGQCGINC; translated from the exons ATGGAAGCTAATGCGGGATTGGTGGCTGGGTCACACAAGAGGAACGAGCTGGTCCGGATTCGCCACGATTCCGATAGTGGG CCCAAGCCCTTAAAGAATTTGAATGGACAAATATGTCAGATCTGTGGGGATTCAGTTGGCCTTACAGCTACTGGCGATGTCTTTGTCGCTTGCAATGAATGTGCCTTCCCTGTTTGCCGGCCTTGTTATGAGTATGAGCGGAAAGATGGGAACCAGGCTTGTCCCCAGTGCAAGACTAGATATAAGAGGCACAAAG GGAGTCCTCGAGTGGAtggagatgatgatgaggatgatgttGATGATCTAGATAATGAGTTCAATTACACCCAAGGAAATAGCAAGGCAAGACGCCAGTGGCAGGGGGAAGATGCTGAACACTCTTCTTCCTCAAGACATGAATCTCAACAACCGATTCCTCTCCTCACCAATGGGCAGCCG ATGTCTGGTGAAATTCCATGTGTTACACCTGACAACCAATCTGTGCGAACCACATCAGGTCCATTGGGCCCCTCAGAAAAGAATGTTCATTCGCTTCCTTATATTGACCCAAGACAGCCAG TTCCGGTGAGAATAGTGGACCCATCAAAGGACTTGAATTCTTATggccttggaaatgttgactGGAAGGAAAGGGTTGAAGGTTGGAAACTCAAACAGGATAAAAACATGATGCAGATGACCAGTAGATACACTGAAGGGAAGGGAGACCTGGAAGGCACTGGTTCTAATGGAGAAGAACTACAAAT GGCTGATGATGCTCGGCAACCTTTGAGTCGCGTGGTGCCCATCGCTTCCTCTCACCTGACACCTTATCGTGTCGTCATCATATTGCGGCTTATTATTTTGGGCTTCTTCTTACAATACCGTGTTACTCACCCAGTGAATGATGCGTACCCGTTGTGGCTAACATCAATTATCTGTGAGATATGGTTTGCTCTATCCTGGCTTCTGGATCAGTTCCCAAAATGGTTTCCAATTAACCGTGAGACCTATCTTGACAGGCTTACATTGAG ATATGATAGGGAAGGAGAACCATCACAGCTGGCTCCTGTAGATGTTTTTGTTAGTACCGTGGATCCCCTAAAAGAGCCTCCTCTTGTAACAGCAAACACCGTTTTGTCCATACTTGCTGTGGATTACCCCGTTGACAAGGTCTCTTGCTATGTATCAGATGATGGTTCAGCAATGTTGACCTTTGAATCCCTTTCTGAAACTGCGGAGTTTGCAAGGAAGTGGGTGCCCTTTTGCAAGAAGCACAACATTGAGCCTAGGGCCCCCGAGTTTTACTTTTGCCAAAAAATTGATTACTTGAAAGACAAAATACAACCTTCATTTGTGAAAGAACGCCGGGCGATGAAG AGAGAATATGAAGAATTCAAGGTACGGATCAATGCCCTAGTGGCCAAAGCACAAAAGACACCAGAAGAAGGTTGGACCATGCAAGATGGCACTCCATGGCCTGGAAACAATCCTAGGGATCATCCAGGAATGATTCAG GTGTTCTTAGGCCACAGTGGCGGGCTTGATACTGATGGGAATGAGCTACCACGACTTGTTTATGTTTCTCGTGAAAAGCGACCTGGCTTCCAGCATCACAAGAAGGCCGGAGCAATGAATGCATTG ATCCGAGTTTCTGCTGTCCTAACCAATGGTGCATATCTCCTGAACGTTGACTGTGATCACTACTTTAATAACAGCAAAGCTCTTAAAGAAGCCATGTGTTTCATGATGGATCCTGCTTATGGAAAGAAGACATGTTATGTACAGTTCCCACAGCGTTTTGATGGCATTGACTTGCATGATCGATATGCTAACCGCAATATTGTCTTCTTCGAT ATCAACTTGAAAGGGCTGGATGGCATCCAGGGTCCAGTCTATGTGGGAACTGGTTGCTGTTTCAACAGGCAAGCTCTATATGGGTATGATCCAGTTTTAACCGAGGAAGATTTGGAACCAAACATTATTGTCAAGAGCTGTTGTGGTTctagaaagaagggaaagaatGGCAATAAGAAATACATTGACAAGAAGAGGGCAGTAAAAAGAACTGAATCCACTATTCCCATTTTCAACATGGAAGACATTGAGGAGGGTGTTGAAG GGTATGATGATGAGAGATCGCTTCTTATGTCTCAGAAGAGCTTAGAGAAGCGTTTTGGTCAGTCTCCAGTTTTTATTGCAGCCACCTTCATGGAACAAGGAGGCATTCCACCTTCAACCAACCCTGCGACCCTTTTAAAGGAAGCAATCCATGTTATCAGCTGTGGATATGAAGACAAGACTGAATGGGGAAAAGAG ATTGGATGGATCTATGGTTCTGTCACAGAAGATATTTTAACTGGGTTTAAGATGCATGCTCGTGGTTGGATCTCAATCTATTGCATGCCTCCCCGCCCAGCATTTAAGGGGTCTGCTCCAATCAATCTTTCTGATCGGTTGAACCAGGTTCTTCGATGGGCCTTGGGATCAATTGAGATTTTGCTGAGTAGGCATTGCCCCTTGTGGTATGGCTACAATGGGAGACTGAAGCCTTTGGAGAGACTGGCATACATAAATACTATTGTGTATCCCCTTACCTCAATCCCACTTATTGCGTACTGTATGCTTCCTGCGTTTTGCCTTCTCACTAACAAATTCATCATTCCTGAG ATAAGTAATTTTGCTAGCATGTGGTTTATTCTCCTCTTTGTCTCCATTGCTGCTACTGGAATTCTTGAGCTTAGGTGGAGTGGGGTCAGTATAGAGGACTGGTGGAGGAATGAACAATTCTGGGTCATTGGCGGTACATCAGCTCATCTCTTTGCAGTCTTCCAAGGGCTCTTGAAGGTGCTTGCTGGGATTGACACTAACTTCACTGTCACTTCAAAGGCATCTGATGAAGACGGGGACTTTGCGGAGCTTTATGTGTTCAAATGGACATCACTTCTCATCCCTCCAACCACAGTCCTTATTATCAACTTGGTAGGTATTGTTGCTGGTGTTTCATATGCCATAAACAGTGGATACCAGTCTTGGGGTCCCCTCTTCGGCAAGCTGTTCTTTGCCATATGGGTCATTGCCCATCTGTATCCATTCTTGAAGGGTTTGTTGGGCAGGCAGAATCGTACCCCAACAATTGTCATTGTCTGGTCTATACTTCTTGCTTCCATATTCTCCTTATTATGGGTGCGGATCGACCCCTTCATCTCCAGCTCAGCAAGGGCTGCCGCGAATGGTCAATGTGGCATTAACTGTTAG